The following are from one region of the Halomonas qaidamensis genome:
- a CDS encoding ATP-binding protein codes for MSLRARLLLTLGVSLALLWGVAAAWLLSDLEKKFVETLDQRLAQSARMVAGLVLQLPEDVWEQSQTRSLSIPPIEGLACQVHSPRGDIIARTHANMDTILAPGERGHAYRQEGDTTWRVFTYERGDLVITTADRMDERDMLLSDVFRVAVVPFVVALTGSLIALWVVVWRGLAPLSRLRESLASRHPEALAPVSTYGVPKEIKPLIDTLNGLLVRIQQTIVREQRFTNDAAHELRTPLTAIKTHLQVAQRAEGDVAKEALRCAEAGVVRLAHTLDQLLTLARVEGRMRFDDGEPSQVAEIVEFAIADSVATAGQCQPPAHVPHVCVAMPRELAITALRNLLDNALHHGADDLPVVLTVQPSPDQRHVTFTVHDQGSGVDEATLKQLTQRFWRVSKQQGSGLGLAIVAAIVERFGGWVSFENVESGGFSAHLSIPILPDPILFTSSLPTPTGGD; via the coding sequence ATGAGTTTGCGTGCTCGCCTATTACTCACCCTGGGGGTGTCGCTAGCGTTGCTGTGGGGCGTTGCCGCCGCTTGGTTGCTCAGTGATTTAGAAAAAAAGTTTGTGGAAACACTAGACCAGCGCCTTGCCCAATCCGCTCGAATGGTAGCGGGCTTGGTGCTTCAACTGCCTGAAGATGTCTGGGAACAGAGTCAGACGCGCTCACTGTCTATTCCCCCTATTGAGGGGTTGGCCTGCCAGGTTCACTCACCGCGTGGCGATATTATCGCCCGCACCCATGCCAATATGGACACCATACTGGCACCGGGTGAGCGTGGTCATGCATATCGTCAAGAAGGCGATACGACATGGCGTGTCTTTACTTATGAGCGAGGCGATCTCGTCATTACTACCGCCGATCGGATGGATGAGCGGGACATGCTGCTTAGCGATGTGTTTCGCGTCGCTGTTGTGCCGTTTGTCGTGGCGTTGACAGGCAGTTTGATTGCGCTGTGGGTAGTGGTCTGGCGTGGATTGGCCCCGCTATCAAGGCTGCGTGAATCGCTTGCCAGTCGTCATCCGGAAGCATTGGCACCAGTGTCTACCTATGGCGTACCGAAAGAGATCAAACCGCTGATCGATACGCTCAATGGACTGCTGGTGAGAATCCAGCAAACCATCGTTCGCGAGCAGCGTTTTACCAATGATGCCGCACATGAGCTGCGTACTCCTTTGACCGCGATTAAAACCCATCTCCAGGTTGCGCAGCGTGCAGAAGGTGACGTCGCCAAAGAAGCGCTCCGTTGTGCCGAGGCGGGGGTTGTTCGTCTAGCGCATACGCTGGATCAGCTGCTGACATTGGCAAGGGTTGAGGGGCGTATGCGCTTTGACGACGGCGAACCAAGCCAGGTGGCAGAGATTGTAGAGTTCGCGATCGCCGACAGTGTAGCAACCGCAGGACAGTGCCAGCCTCCCGCTCACGTTCCCCATGTGTGCGTAGCCATGCCGAGAGAATTAGCAATAACCGCCCTGCGTAACCTACTGGATAACGCGCTGCACCATGGCGCAGATGATTTGCCTGTGGTGCTCACCGTGCAGCCTTCCCCTGATCAGCGTCACGTAACGTTCACCGTGCATGATCAGGGAAGCGGTGTAGATGAGGCTACACTGAAACAATTAACCCAACGCTTCTGGCGTGTCAGCAAGCAGCAAGGGAGTGGTTTGGGTTTGGCGATTGTGGCGGCAATTGTTGAGCGTTTTGGTGGCTGGGTGAGCTTTGAAAACGTTGAGAGTGGCGGTTTTAGCGCTCACCTATCTATCCCTATTTTGCCTGACCCTATTTTATTCACCTCTTCGTTGCCTACCCCTACTGGCGGTGACTGA
- a CDS encoding response regulator: MHVLLIEDDPLVASGIRSGLMMYDFVVDHVSTIQAARQTMQSVTSDLVILDRGLPDGDGLQLLQSWREQGIATPVLMLTARDAIRDRVDGLQCGADDYLVKPFDLDELVARLHALLRRVSGRSQGLTVHGALTLDPNAREVKVSGHLVTLSRRELVLLEAFLHSPRSVLSADQLKDSLYGLSDDVESNALNVHIHHLRKKLGSGVIETVRGLGYRLGKPEAVHLPGSPHKGQQ, translated from the coding sequence ATGCACGTCTTGCTCATTGAAGATGACCCGCTTGTCGCATCAGGAATACGTTCCGGTTTGATGATGTACGACTTTGTCGTCGATCATGTTTCCACGATTCAAGCCGCGCGACAAACCATGCAGTCAGTTACCAGCGATCTAGTCATTCTTGATCGTGGCCTTCCCGATGGTGATGGTCTTCAGTTACTGCAATCGTGGCGCGAGCAGGGTATTGCCACTCCGGTATTAATGTTGACAGCGCGCGATGCGATACGAGACCGCGTCGATGGATTGCAGTGCGGGGCCGACGACTACTTGGTAAAGCCCTTTGATCTTGATGAGTTAGTGGCACGCCTCCATGCGTTGCTTAGGCGAGTATCTGGTCGTAGCCAGGGCCTAACGGTCCATGGCGCGTTAACGCTAGATCCTAATGCGCGTGAAGTAAAAGTTTCTGGTCATCTAGTAACGCTATCGCGGCGAGAGCTGGTGCTTTTGGAGGCCTTTTTGCATTCGCCGCGTAGCGTGCTCTCTGCCGATCAGCTTAAAGATAGTCTTTATGGGCTGAGTGATGATGTAGAGAGCAATGCGCTAAACGTGCATATCCACCATCTGCGTAAAAAACTCGGCAGTGGAGTTATTGAAACGGTGCGAGGGTTGGGCTATCGGTTAGGCAAACCTGAGGCGGTTCATCTTCCAGGCTCACCCCATAAGGGGCAGCAATGA
- a CDS encoding DUF6691 family protein, producing the protein MSEISKRTHAVKNRGVVKIAAGYLAGLLFGLGLAISGMTDPARVIGFLDVAGAWDPTLMFVLGGAVVTAFVGYRVVFARGEPLFSGSFQLPTKQTLDGKLLGGAALFGIGWGLSGYCPGPAIASVGGLSIPLLALLIAMVAGWFIAKRIS; encoded by the coding sequence ATGAGCGAGATAAGTAAGCGTACTCATGCCGTGAAAAACAGGGGTGTCGTGAAAATTGCGGCTGGCTACCTCGCGGGGTTGCTTTTTGGACTTGGGCTTGCAATCTCTGGCATGACGGACCCAGCGCGAGTGATTGGCTTTTTAGATGTGGCTGGCGCTTGGGACCCCACACTGATGTTTGTGTTAGGGGGGGCGGTCGTTACCGCATTCGTGGGTTACCGGGTTGTCTTTGCTCGTGGTGAGCCATTATTTAGCGGCAGTTTTCAATTGCCTACGAAGCAAACACTCGATGGTAAATTGTTGGGCGGCGCAGCGCTGTTTGGCATCGGCTGGGGCCTTTCTGGCTATTGTCCTGGCCCTGCTATTGCGTCTGTAGGTGGGTTGTCTATACCTCTACTGGCGTTATTGATTGCGATGGTAGCAGGCTGGTTTATCGCAAAACGTATCAGCTAA
- a CDS encoding YeeE/YedE family protein, translated as MDWMASLQGLVGGVLIGLSAVWLMGALGRIAGISGIIGNLITQRPQGDSAWRLAFLVGLISGPLLVMALGGGLGNVADAPGSVIGAPAGGVPLMLVAGLLVGLGTGLGSGCTSGHGVCGLARLSTRSMAATGVFLLVAIATVYVTHHVIGGGA; from the coding sequence GTGGACTGGATGGCAAGCCTGCAAGGGCTCGTTGGTGGTGTGTTGATAGGGCTATCAGCGGTATGGCTGATGGGAGCCTTAGGGCGCATCGCTGGCATTAGCGGCATCATCGGAAACTTAATAACCCAGCGCCCTCAGGGCGACAGCGCTTGGCGGCTGGCCTTTTTGGTTGGACTGATCAGTGGTCCGTTGCTAGTCATGGCATTAGGTGGTGGGTTAGGTAATGTAGCCGATGCCCCTGGTTCAGTGATTGGTGCACCAGCAGGGGGTGTACCGCTGATGCTGGTGGCAGGGCTGCTAGTAGGCCTCGGTACTGGGCTTGGTAGCGGCTGCACCAGTGGGCATGGCGTTTGTGGCTTGGCACGTCTATCAACCCGTTCCATGGCCGCCACCGGCGTATTCCTACTTGTCGCGATAGCGACCGTTTATGTAACGCACCATGTGATCGGAGGTGGCGCATGA
- a CDS encoding YgaP family membrane protein — MKANVGGIDKVARIVVGLVLIVLAITGTIGVWGWVGIVPLATGLFNFCPLYPLLGISTCKNKH, encoded by the coding sequence ATGAAAGCAAATGTTGGCGGTATCGATAAAGTGGCGCGAATCGTTGTCGGTCTAGTGCTAATTGTGCTGGCAATCACCGGCACTATTGGCGTGTGGGGGTGGGTTGGCATTGTGCCGCTTGCCACAGGGCTATTTAATTTTTGCCCGCTGTATCCTTTGCTGGGTATCTCAACCTGCAAAAACAAGCATTAA
- a CDS encoding MBL fold metallo-hydrolase, with product MQRPIVTHFFDEPTNTFSYVVQDPDSHACAILDSVLDFDYAAGRTDVRSADDIIEFIRDNRLEVAWILETHVHADHLSAAPYLHQTLGGKTGIGARIVDVQEIFGKAFNAGTEFARDGSQFDALFNEGDTFTIGNLQGYVLHTPGHTPACLTYVIGDAAFVGDTLFMPDYGTARCDFPGGDARTLYRSIQKVLALPAQTRLFLCHDYKAPGRDVYQHETSVEEQREANVHVHEGISEDEFVKMRTERDATLGMPRLIIPSVQVNMRAGEMPPAEDNGEVYLKVPINRF from the coding sequence ATGCAACGCCCGATCGTTACCCATTTTTTTGATGAACCCACCAACACCTTTAGTTATGTGGTGCAGGATCCCGATAGTCATGCCTGCGCTATCCTAGATTCGGTGCTGGATTTCGACTACGCCGCAGGGCGTACAGATGTACGTTCTGCAGATGACATTATTGAATTTATTCGCGATAACCGTCTTGAAGTGGCATGGATTTTAGAAACCCATGTGCATGCTGATCACCTCTCAGCAGCGCCCTATTTGCACCAAACGCTGGGTGGAAAAACGGGGATTGGCGCACGTATTGTCGATGTGCAGGAAATTTTTGGTAAAGCGTTTAATGCGGGCACCGAGTTTGCTCGAGACGGCAGCCAGTTTGATGCCCTATTCAATGAAGGTGACACCTTCACTATTGGCAATCTTCAGGGCTACGTTCTGCATACTCCGGGCCATACGCCTGCCTGCCTAACGTATGTAATAGGCGATGCGGCTTTCGTTGGCGACACACTGTTTATGCCAGATTATGGTACCGCCCGCTGTGACTTTCCCGGCGGTGATGCACGCACGCTATACCGCTCTATCCAAAAAGTGCTGGCGCTACCGGCGCAAACACGGCTGTTTTTATGCCATGACTATAAAGCACCAGGTCGAGACGTTTACCAACACGAAACCAGTGTTGAAGAGCAGCGTGAGGCGAATGTTCATGTGCACGAAGGCATCAGCGAAGACGAATTCGTAAAAATGCGCACAGAACGGGATGCCACGCTGGGTATGCCTAGGCTCATTATCCCGTCAGTACAGGTCAATATGCGCGCAGGCGAAATGCCGCCTGCCGAGGATAACGGCGAGGTCTACCTGAAAGTACCCATCAACCGCTTTTAA
- a CDS encoding glycosyltransferase family protein, whose translation MSDFHQNGVITDFHNLTRRPVEALEQELCQFAKRRPMGLILPSLFSELEGPALSAIVDELVKVPYLNEIVIGLDRADRDQFLYAREFFSRLPQHTRILWNDGPRLRAIDQELESHGLGALEPGKGRNVWYCAGYVLSSGRSSAVGLHDCDILTYDRGLLARLMYPVANPRFNYSFCKGYYPRIAEGKLNGRVSRLMVTPLLRALKTVCGPLPYLDYLDSFRYPLSGEFAMRSDVLEGIRIPADWGLEIGVLSELQRNYSHRQLCQVDIADAYDHKHQPISEEDATGGLNRMSLDIAKALYRKLATQGISFSSEDFRTLKATYYRLALDLIEAYDHDATMNGLSLDRHCEEQAVELFASNLLEAGNLFLDTPRERPFIPSWNRVQAAMPDVLARMHEAVELDNQGKV comes from the coding sequence ATGAGTGATTTTCATCAAAATGGTGTGATTACCGATTTTCACAACTTAACCCGTCGGCCGGTTGAAGCGCTTGAACAGGAGCTTTGCCAGTTTGCCAAGCGCCGCCCAATGGGGCTGATATTACCCTCGCTTTTTTCTGAACTGGAAGGACCAGCACTGTCGGCCATTGTGGATGAGCTGGTGAAAGTGCCTTATCTCAATGAAATTGTCATTGGTTTAGACAGGGCAGATCGTGACCAGTTTTTATATGCGCGCGAGTTCTTTTCACGCTTACCCCAGCACACTCGCATTTTATGGAATGACGGCCCGCGTTTACGCGCCATCGACCAAGAATTAGAGAGCCACGGCTTAGGGGCTTTAGAGCCAGGGAAAGGCAGGAACGTATGGTATTGCGCTGGTTATGTGCTGAGTTCAGGCCGTTCCAGCGCTGTTGGTCTTCACGATTGCGATATTCTTACCTACGACCGAGGCCTTCTGGCAAGGCTTATGTATCCCGTCGCGAACCCCCGGTTCAATTACAGTTTTTGTAAAGGCTACTACCCGCGTATCGCTGAAGGAAAGCTCAATGGGCGCGTTTCTAGGTTAATGGTGACGCCGCTGTTACGGGCTTTGAAAACCGTCTGTGGACCGCTGCCTTATTTGGATTATCTAGACAGTTTCCGTTACCCCTTGTCCGGCGAGTTTGCTATGCGCAGTGACGTACTTGAAGGTATACGCATTCCCGCTGATTGGGGATTAGAAATCGGCGTTTTGTCTGAGCTGCAGCGCAACTACTCGCATCGTCAGCTGTGCCAGGTTGATATTGCTGACGCCTATGATCACAAGCATCAGCCCATTAGCGAAGAGGATGCAACGGGCGGTTTGAACCGAATGAGTCTGGATATCGCTAAAGCGCTGTACCGGAAGTTGGCTACCCAAGGGATTAGCTTTAGCAGTGAAGATTTTAGAACCCTTAAAGCGACTTACTACCGGTTAGCATTAGACCTCATTGAAGCCTACGATCACGACGCGACGATGAATGGGCTAAGTTTGGACCGCCATTGTGAAGAACAGGCGGTAGAGTTATTTGCCAGTAATTTGCTGGAAGCAGGCAACCTGTTTTTAGACACCCCCCGCGAGCGTCCTTTTATTCCCAGCTGGAACCGTGTGCAGGCGGCTATGCCTGACGTACTAGCTCGCATGCATGAAGCAGTTGAGCTTGATAACCAAGGTAAAGTGTAA
- a CDS encoding HAD-IIB family hydrolase, with the protein MTEHTRTALPSNAQSPSDMDPALQPRLVVTDLDGSLLDHHSYDFSPAKPWLARLKQLGVPVIPVTSKTRAELIPLREALGLTATPFIAENGAVIGLPPGWCHARLDRPGNGLDGVVVKQTGVDSGFIRARLNVWRKRLNIRFTRMGDLSLQQVMELTGLDKTRAKAARQREGSEPFIWEDSEAALETFRIALQGDGLELTQGGRFWHVMGRLSDKGGAVEWLIKRFTALRGSQPLTLGLGDGPNDITMLETVDQAVVIRGCHALNVEPQNSVLYRTHATGPTGWAEGIDHWWGQDEGGLKIAPTNEAAASV; encoded by the coding sequence ATGACCGAACACACGCGTACTGCGTTACCCAGTAATGCTCAGTCACCCAGTGACATGGACCCCGCGCTTCAGCCGCGTTTGGTAGTCACTGATTTAGACGGTTCACTGTTAGATCACCACAGCTATGACTTTTCACCTGCTAAACCTTGGCTTGCCCGTCTTAAACAGCTAGGTGTACCGGTCATACCGGTCACTAGCAAAACCCGCGCCGAACTTATACCCCTGCGTGAAGCCCTTGGGCTAACAGCGACTCCCTTTATTGCTGAGAATGGTGCCGTCATTGGTTTACCGCCCGGCTGGTGTCATGCACGACTAGACCGGCCTGGTAATGGCCTAGACGGGGTGGTTGTTAAACAAACGGGTGTCGATAGCGGCTTCATTAGAGCGCGCTTGAACGTTTGGCGTAAGCGCTTAAACATTCGTTTTACTCGCATGGGGGACTTAAGCCTGCAGCAAGTGATGGAATTGACCGGGCTTGATAAAACCCGCGCGAAAGCTGCGCGGCAGCGAGAGGGGAGTGAACCGTTTATTTGGGAGGACAGTGAGGCTGCACTTGAAACGTTCCGCATTGCGCTGCAAGGCGATGGCCTTGAACTCACCCAGGGCGGGCGCTTTTGGCATGTGATGGGGCGGCTGTCTGATAAAGGCGGTGCAGTAGAGTGGCTCATCAAACGATTTACTGCTTTACGAGGCAGTCAGCCGCTTACATTAGGTCTGGGCGATGGCCCAAACGACATCACGATGCTGGAAACTGTTGATCAAGCCGTAGTCATTCGAGGCTGTCACGCGCTCAACGTCGAGCCGCAAAATAGCGTGCTATATCGGACACATGCAACCGGGCCAACTGGTTGGGCTGAGGGAATAGACCACTGGTGGGGGCAAGATGAGGGTGGGCTAAAAATAGCACCCACCAATGAAGCCGCTGCATCAGTTTAA
- a CDS encoding OmpA family protein translates to MLEDHRAGPRHDSLLTAYPEDESNSGWMISYIDIMTLLVALFVIIIAAADVTNPSWFQQEASDEYSYEAAPAIEVPLPAALAERREQRAIMGVLPSDALSPLAISAALGVAGLPKARAVVEGVPPLLARAKEVSAIEEASIDTAPSDLAPSMVASGLPQLLLRSDERQSASPFADYMVVLTDRPPVNVQAVSDNAISSALALDERLKERVEASTYLPNLEGVEVSRVAEGISLRVQDRLLFPSADAQLTEGGTSLVGSLMETIQRFEGEVWVEGHSDSQSINTPEFSSNWALSSARAIAIVEALEAAGVAPERLRAVGLAATQPLEDNATVEGRARNRRVEVVIHVD, encoded by the coding sequence ATGCTTGAAGACCACCGCGCTGGTCCGCGTCATGATTCATTGCTAACCGCCTATCCAGAAGATGAAAGTAATAGCGGTTGGATGATTAGCTATATCGACATCATGACGCTACTGGTAGCGCTGTTTGTCATCATTATTGCGGCGGCTGATGTTACTAACCCATCATGGTTTCAACAGGAAGCTTCTGATGAGTACAGCTACGAGGCAGCGCCAGCCATAGAAGTGCCATTGCCTGCCGCACTTGCTGAGCGTCGTGAGCAGCGCGCGATAATGGGCGTGCTGCCTAGCGATGCGCTCAGTCCGCTTGCGATCAGTGCTGCGTTAGGCGTAGCAGGCTTACCTAAGGCGCGCGCTGTTGTTGAGGGCGTGCCGCCCCTATTAGCGCGAGCTAAAGAAGTGTCGGCAATTGAAGAAGCATCAATAGATACAGCGCCATCAGACTTAGCGCCATCGATGGTTGCTAGTGGGCTTCCGCAGTTGTTGCTGCGTTCTGATGAGCGTCAGTCAGCTTCGCCGTTCGCGGATTACATGGTCGTGCTCACTGACCGTCCCCCTGTCAATGTACAAGCAGTATCAGATAACGCGATCAGTAGTGCATTAGCGCTTGATGAGCGATTGAAGGAGCGTGTGGAAGCATCGACGTATCTACCTAACTTAGAAGGCGTGGAAGTTTCCAGGGTTGCTGAGGGTATCAGCTTGCGAGTGCAAGATCGGCTGCTATTCCCCTCTGCCGATGCTCAGTTAACAGAGGGTGGCACCTCGCTAGTAGGGTCGCTGATGGAAACCATTCAGCGCTTTGAGGGCGAAGTCTGGGTGGAAGGGCACTCCGATAGTCAGTCTATTAATACGCCTGAATTTTCATCCAACTGGGCGCTTTCGAGTGCGCGGGCGATTGCGATTGTTGAAGCACTAGAAGCCGCAGGCGTCGCCCCAGAGCGTTTACGAGCGGTAGGGTTAGCCGCAACCCAACCATTGGAAGATAACGCTACGGTTGAAGGGCGAGCGCGAAACCGGCGCGTTGAGGTTGTTATCCACGTGGACTAA
- a CDS encoding FlgO family outer membrane protein, with amino-acid sequence MLSLFAPLKLRGLTASFRLFIAALLMLFLAGCAALGNNNSVRNAEPQPDLSELAHEAAAQMVASNPDLTRHSPMIAATFVSIDNLSQSSTFGRISSEIMASALARQGMQVREVKMRDSMFIEETVGELILSRQVQRLSAQHNARSILMGTYAQGQDYLYVSARVVRAGDAMVLGSADFKLPLDNNTRSLLEGQGGW; translated from the coding sequence ATGCTTTCACTTTTTGCCCCACTTAAACTGCGCGGGTTAACCGCAAGTTTTCGCCTGTTTATTGCTGCGCTGCTTATGCTGTTCTTGGCAGGCTGTGCTGCGCTTGGCAATAACAATAGCGTGAGAAATGCCGAGCCCCAGCCAGACCTTTCCGAGCTAGCCCATGAAGCCGCCGCTCAAATGGTCGCCAGCAATCCAGACCTTACACGCCATAGCCCCATGATTGCAGCTACCTTCGTGAGTATTGATAACTTAAGCCAGTCGTCTACGTTTGGCCGTATTAGCTCAGAAATAATGGCGTCCGCCCTCGCAAGGCAAGGTATGCAGGTACGCGAAGTCAAAATGCGTGACAGCATGTTTATCGAAGAGACTGTTGGCGAATTAATTTTATCCCGCCAAGTCCAACGTCTTAGCGCCCAGCACAATGCACGCTCCATACTGATGGGTACTTACGCACAAGGCCAGGACTATCTCTATGTGAGCGCACGAGTAGTCCGCGCTGGTGATGCGATGGTGCTTGGCAGCGCTGACTTTAAACTGCCGCTGGATAATAACACCCGAAGCCTATTGGAAGGCCAAGGCGGCTGGTAG
- a CDS encoding glycosyltransferase family 32 protein produces the protein MPTRTSKPLIVATSRLIKLCANITKLLSYIFHAVLPNKRFTLPAHAAPWLAPKDHSSIPRIIWQTNFTNKVTLPVYLNYLFNRLMAPRFEYRFMITEARSDFIKENFDDALFTSYSKLQIGAAQADFWRLMVLYKYGGVYLDIDAHAIWPLARVVPADIDELYVTTRKGELSNYFIASKPGNPNLRRLIDRVQQNIEENTLTNVFELTGPGVFIQLLDQDAVPTVSYRHACNQGNFTNEYFQYVDKKAGKWTKEQKKVSIIRQKEP, from the coding sequence ATGCCCACCCGCACAAGCAAACCACTTATTGTGGCCACTAGTCGCTTGATAAAGCTATGCGCAAACATTACTAAACTGCTTAGCTATATTTTTCATGCCGTGCTGCCGAACAAACGCTTCACCCTGCCAGCCCATGCCGCGCCTTGGCTAGCACCTAAAGACCATTCGTCTATCCCACGTATTATTTGGCAGACTAACTTTACTAATAAGGTGACGCTGCCGGTTTATCTGAACTATTTGTTTAATCGGCTCATGGCGCCCCGTTTCGAATATCGCTTCATGATTACCGAGGCGCGGAGTGACTTCATTAAAGAGAATTTCGACGACGCCCTATTCACCAGCTATTCAAAGTTGCAAATTGGCGCAGCACAGGCGGATTTTTGGCGCCTCATGGTGCTCTACAAGTACGGTGGCGTTTACCTAGATATTGACGCACATGCCATTTGGCCACTTGCCCGCGTTGTTCCTGCCGATATTGACGAACTCTATGTCACGACCCGTAAGGGTGAGCTGAGCAACTACTTTATCGCCAGCAAACCAGGCAACCCCAACCTACGCAGGCTGATTGATCGAGTGCAACAAAACATTGAAGAGAACACGCTCACCAACGTGTTTGAACTCACTGGTCCTGGCGTATTTATTCAGTTGCTCGATCAAGACGCGGTACCCACGGTGTCATATCGCCATGCCTGCAACCAGGGCAATTTCACTAACGAGTACTTTCAGTACGTTGATAAAAAAGCAGGCAAATGGACGAAGGAGCAGAAAAAAGTCAGCATTATTCGCCAAAAAGAGCCTTGA
- the glyA gene encoding serine hydroxymethyltransferase, whose amino-acid sequence MFSRDMTIAGFDDVLFDAMQKEVARQEAHIELIASENYASPRVLEAQGSQLTNKYAEGYPGKRYYGGCEFVDIAENLAIDYAKQLFGATYVNVQPHSGSQANSAVFQALVKPGDTILGMSLDAGGHLTHGAKPNFSGKHYNAIQYGLNEQGFIDYEQVAELAREHKPKMIIAGFSAYSQIVDWAKFREIADEVGAYLLVDMAHVSGLVAAGVYPSPLPHAHVVTSTTHKTLRGPRSGVILSAENDADIEKKLQSAVFPGGQGGPLMHVIAAKAICFKEAMAPEFKTYQQQVVKNAQAMAKVFIDRGYDIVSGGTEDHLFLLSLIKQGVTGKDADAALGRAHITVNKNAVPNDPQSPFVTSGLRIGTPAVTTRGFGEEECTQLAGWICDILDVLAKGDDTSAIEAQVLDKVAQVCGRFPVYK is encoded by the coding sequence ATGTTCAGCCGCGATATGACAATTGCCGGATTCGATGATGTGCTTTTTGACGCGATGCAAAAAGAAGTTGCACGCCAGGAAGCTCACATTGAATTGATTGCTTCTGAAAACTACGCCAGCCCCCGCGTATTGGAAGCGCAAGGCAGCCAGCTGACCAATAAATACGCCGAAGGCTATCCAGGTAAGCGCTACTATGGCGGCTGTGAATTTGTCGATATCGCTGAAAATCTTGCGATCGACTACGCCAAGCAGCTGTTCGGCGCGACCTACGTGAATGTTCAGCCTCACTCCGGTTCTCAGGCCAATAGCGCGGTTTTCCAAGCGCTGGTAAAACCGGGTGACACTATCTTGGGTATGAGCCTGGATGCGGGCGGTCACTTAACCCATGGTGCCAAGCCTAACTTCTCTGGCAAGCACTACAATGCTATTCAGTATGGGCTGAATGAGCAGGGCTTCATTGATTATGAACAGGTGGCCGAGCTTGCTCGCGAGCACAAGCCCAAAATGATCATTGCTGGTTTCTCGGCCTATTCACAAATTGTTGATTGGGCTAAGTTCCGTGAGATCGCTGACGAAGTAGGTGCCTACCTGCTGGTGGATATGGCGCACGTCTCTGGTTTGGTCGCTGCAGGCGTTTACCCCAGCCCGCTGCCCCATGCCCATGTGGTGACCTCTACTACCCATAAAACCCTGCGTGGTCCTCGCAGCGGCGTCATTCTTTCTGCGGAAAACGATGCAGATATCGAGAAGAAGCTGCAGTCAGCGGTCTTCCCGGGTGGCCAAGGTGGCCCGTTGATGCATGTTATCGCTGCTAAAGCGATTTGCTTCAAAGAAGCTATGGCACCTGAGTTCAAAACCTACCAGCAGCAGGTGGTGAAAAACGCCCAGGCGATGGCCAAGGTGTTTATCGATCGTGGCTACGATATCGTGTCTGGCGGCACTGAAGACCACTTGTTCCTATTGTCTCTGATCAAGCAAGGCGTGACCGGTAAAGATGCTGACGCCGCTCTTGGCCGTGCGCACATCACCGTGAACAAAAACGCAGTGCCTAACGATCCGCAAAGCCCGTTCGTAACCTCTGGCTTGCGCATTGGTACGCCGGCGGTGACCACTCGTGGCTTTGGTGAAGAGGAGTGCACCCAACTGGCTGGCTGGATTTGCGATATCCTAGATGTGCTGGCTAAGGGCGATGACACCAGCGCTATCGAAGCCCAAGTGCTTGATAAAGTGGCACAGGTGTGTGGTCGCTTCCCGGTTTACAAGTAA